The DNA region aagaagcagaCATCTCACGTCGATAACATACATACTGCGATTATATAGTAGTACGAAAATATTTAACTACTGTCTTGTTCTGTGTACATACATACCGTATAGTATATAGCCATAGCCGGatcttttttgtcttctttatgGTAGCGGGTAGCGGGTAGCGAGTGAGAGAAGAGAAGGCGATGGATTATAGCAATGACAAGTAAATATCTAATTTCTATTTTACTGGGTTTATTTGGAAATGCAGTttctgttttctgttttctgttttttgttgGGACTAAAATGATGATGAGGGATGTGGGCTCTGAATGTATTGGTGGGTCATTCTATCTTCTGTTTTGGCTTTTGCTTTTTTACTGTATTTTACTTACTTATTGTCTAGTTATGCTAAATTTATAATGACATGCAACTTTACCTAAGCAAAGATTGTGGTATAATGTTATCATCTGGGCTAAGAGATCCAAAAGatggttatgtttttttttttttttttaatgcatggtTAGGACTACACAACAATTTTGATCCAATTGCTGCAATTTTATGATGTTATTTCCTGCTGtttgatgtttgtttttatcgtGCTGCTGTATGTTCCATTTCGGGTTTGATTTTTGCTTGTGTGGTTTGTGATTATGCATTACTTTCACTGCTTAATTCGTTCATCTTAAACTGTGATATAGTTCACCAAATTTTCCTTGTGATTTTCTTATGCTTCTTGTTATGATGTTAGAAATGCGTGTGTGtaattctaaatttgttttcttctttgcaTTGTGAAGTGGCAATGGGGAACATTGGGGCTGGCAACGTGACGAGCGCTGTCTTCAAAAACATTTCAATGGTGGTAAGTTGCTGCTGCAGTGCATCCTAATTTTCTCCCCAGAGAAGATATGTATTTCAGCACCTCGTGTTTTGATgaaacaccaaaaataaatgaagttgCTGATGTATAGTtgctcttattattattattttttaatagacatATCTCAATGTTTATGGGATGAAGTGACTCCGAACGGAGAAGATCTTTCCTACATGCTTGATGAGACAACTCCGTTTAAGGCTTGTGGTGATTTGGCTTACCATGTTGATCATGATGGTGGTGTTTTAGTTCCAActtccttttttcctttatgGTAATTGATAGTTGCTGGTTATTCTATCTCATTTGTAAGAGTGGATTTTAGCTAACATGAACAAGGAACATGAAGAATGGAGGGGGGCTCACTTGCAATTAAAAAGGCGTCGGCTACAGTTTGACACTCAATTAGAAGATTCCCCCTTTTGTGATGAAGAAATAACTCCTGtattcttaaaatcaaatgtCAGTGCTGCTTATCTACCTACTCATGCCTAAAGCacgttgttatttttaatttggttctgCTATGTTGGGAGGTCTAAAGGCCCTTGGTATGGCATGAGATGTGGTCCTCTATCTCATCGGCCCTGTGCCTCCAACCCACTGAGATTTGAATTCAGGACTTCCAAGTTGGGATTCAAGCTTAAATAAACTGGAATTTTCCTTAGGAACACTGTGACCTGACTGATGATGGAAGAatgtgaaatttgaattttatactatactagttttttgttgttggttATGAAACTCATACAATGTGTATCCATGCAAACCATTTGTGGGAGGTATGGTGATTAATCTTAGTTATCTGATGAAATGGGCATGGAGCTTTGAGAATATTGCCTACAATGCAGTTTTCAGATCTGTCTTAAATATCAGATTGAGCTAATTGaacatcttttctttctttgacctcTTATTTTCCTATATTATTCATGAGGAGTATCAATGTGCACTCCATTTACTTCAGAGCACGGATTAGTCCCTTATATTCCCTTGTATTTGTATTGAATATTtccataatttatgtttttggttCCATCTTCAGGAGACAAAAGAGTCACTTGAAGAAGTTTTCCCACAAGCATCACGGTGGGATTCTGCTTATCAAGGTTTATCTCTTTCAAAGTTCTGTTGCTAAAACAGATATGAACTTGAATATCCATGCTAGGCTTTCTAATCGCAGCGCGTCATATTTTTGTAGATATTTCTGCCTCCAGTTATAATGGCCTGGATCAGTCATCTGAGCGGTGGATCGCAGACTGTTTTAATGACTCGGAGATTCATTTTAGTCCCAACGATATGTATGCTTTGTTTGAACTTTAGACTTCTACACCTTATTACCCTACAACTACAATCtaattgttttgttatgtgaGAACCAGGAATCTCCCTGGAGCATCTGATATTCAAATTGATATTTCAGGTATATGAAATTAACTTTCTAGTTCAGAAAGTGTCCGAGTCCTTTTTTATTAAGCATTTAGGTGTCATGTACAGTGTATAAATGTTAGTTTGCTGCTGCAGATTTCTGCAATGACCCTCCTGAGTTTGAAGCTAATGTGGTTCAGAAGTGTGTTACTCGGACACCTCGAAATGTTGTTTTTAAAGGTCTCTCTATTCTCAaatattcttcttgttttttttttgcttgtataTACTAAAGCTTAATATGTgctatcaaattatttattagtaTCCTTTGATGACTTGGAAGTATCTCTCCTTGAGGTCATTGAGTTTGATAATTTCTTGACTTTGTTCTGGTTTCTGTTTCCTTTTGGCCAACAAAGGAGGAAAAGCAAGATAAAGCATAGAAGTACCGTGCCACTATAACATTCATGGCTTTATTCTTAATGTTATTTATGCTTTGAAGATTACtggatttctttccttttttttttttttgagatttttactaatcaaaaattgaaaaatagaaagtaATTATGCCTGGCTTTCTGTTTTTATACCCTCAGGTATGAAGTCCTTCATCCAGACACCCACTAAGTTAGCTATTTCTGTTGCCTATCCATTTGCTTTTATCAAACCTTGTGGGGTTCATGGAGATGTCACTTTGAATGAAATAAACCGGCGGATCCGCACTCCACCATCGAAAGCAAAGCTAAGGGATGAAGAACCCGTTGTTTATCCCATGTCCGCTTTTTCTGGGAACCCTGTTGTTGGCAAAACTAAAATTCGCACAGAAGGAGGGAAAGGAAACATCACAATTATGAGAACTAAAGGCTAATATGACAAGAGTCCCCTTTGTTCTACGGTAGAGTTTTTTCCTATGTTGTTCTCATCCCTTCAAGTACAGAAGTTCGTagtgctttatttttttgttcatgctGTTCTTGGAATTCATATATCACCTCATAGTGTTTATGCTTCCGGATAGCATTTTAGGTTTCTATGGCTGTTGTTCTATACATAGTTGCTTGGTTATTTCGACAAGTAAAAACTCCATGTTCTTTTGGCTTCGGAAATACCCTGTAAGTGCTTTCACTGGAATCCTTTAGATGTGCAAAGCTTTTGTACTGGACATGTGCATCAAGAACTGGAAGCTGTATTTAACATTGAGTGGAAGCACCACTTGTCTGATTTTGGTTGAAGCTGGATGcatttttcaaagttttggTCGGCCTCAAATATCATGATTCACTAATGTTCTTGACaaatccatttctttctttcgtgTTCTTGAtcgattttttgtttgttgcagCGCCTGCACTTGGTTTTCTCTTGCATTAATTCTTGAACTTCGGTTTGGTAGAGTATTGTGCCAATATCAGTTTACCACCTTGGAGGAGTAACTTGGGATATCAGTTGACCATAATCATTCTCAGGAAGCAAATCttgaatatcattattattattacggAAAATTACAAAGCCTTCATGTGTTTGGAAACATATCATAGACAAACTATTAACAAAACATATGAAGCTAACTATTAACAAAACATATGAAGCGTGCGTGTTTCACGGTAACACTAGCCATAGTTTATTGTGTATtgctataataa from Populus alba chromosome 14, ASM523922v2, whole genome shotgun sequence includes:
- the LOC118039421 gene encoding protein XRI1 isoform X5 → MTSKYLISILLGLFGNAVSVFCFLFFVGTKMMMRDVGSECIVAMGNIGAGNVTSAVFKNISMVETKESLEEVFPQASRWDSAYQDISASSYNGLDQSSERWIADCFNDSEIHFSPNDMNLPGASDIQIDISDFCNDPPEFEANVVQKCVTRTPRNVVFKGMKSFIQTPTKLAISVAYPFAFIKPCGVHGDVTLNEINRRIRTPPSKAKLRDEEPVVYPMSAFSGNPVVGKTKIRTEGGKGNITIMRTKG
- the LOC118039421 gene encoding protein XRI1 isoform X2; translated protein: MYCGNGEHWGWQRDERCLQKHFNGDISQCLWDEVTPNGEDLSYMLDETTPFKACGDLAYHVDHDANMNKEHEEWRGAHLQLKRRRLQFDTQLEDSPFCDEEITPVFLKSNETKESLEEVFPQASRWDSAYQDISASSYNGLDQSSERWIADCFNDSEIHFSPNDMNLPGASDIQIDISDFCNDPPEFEANVVQKCVTRTPRNVVFKGMKSFIQTPTKLAISVAYPFAFIKPCGVHGDVTLNEINRRIRTPPSKAKLRDEEPVVYPMSAFSGNPVVGKTKIRTEGGKGNITIMRTKG
- the LOC118039421 gene encoding protein XRI1 isoform X6, whose translation is MTMAMGNIGAGNVTSAVFKNISMVETKESLEEVFPQASRWDSAYQDISASSYNGLDQSSERWIADCFNDSEIHFSPNDMNLPGASDIQIDISDFCNDPPEFEANVVQKCVTRTPRNVVFKGMKSFIQTPTKLAISVAYPFAFIKPCGVHGDVTLNEINRRIRTPPSKAKLRDEEPVVYPMSAFSGNPVVGKTKIRTEGGKGNITIMRTKG
- the LOC118039421 gene encoding protein XRI1 isoform X1 yields the protein MDYSNDNGNGEHWGWQRDERCLQKHFNGDISQCLWDEVTPNGEDLSYMLDETTPFKACGDLAYHVDHDANMNKEHEEWRGAHLQLKRRRLQFDTQLEDSPFCDEEITPVFLKSNETKESLEEVFPQASRWDSAYQDISASSYNGLDQSSERWIADCFNDSEIHFSPNDMNLPGASDIQIDISDFCNDPPEFEANVVQKCVTRTPRNVVFKGMKSFIQTPTKLAISVAYPFAFIKPCGVHGDVTLNEINRRIRTPPSKAKLRDEEPVVYPMSAFSGNPVVGKTKIRTEGGKGNITIMRTKG
- the LOC118039421 gene encoding protein XRI1 isoform X4, with amino-acid sequence MYCGNGEHWGWQRDERCLQKHFNGANMNKEHEEWRGAHLQLKRRRLQFDTQLEDSPFCDEEITPVFLKSNETKESLEEVFPQASRWDSAYQDISASSYNGLDQSSERWIADCFNDSEIHFSPNDMNLPGASDIQIDISDFCNDPPEFEANVVQKCVTRTPRNVVFKGMKSFIQTPTKLAISVAYPFAFIKPCGVHGDVTLNEINRRIRTPPSKAKLRDEEPVVYPMSAFSGNPVVGKTKIRTEGGKGNITIMRTKG
- the LOC118039421 gene encoding protein XRI1 isoform X3; amino-acid sequence: MDYSNDNGNGEHWGWQRDERCLQKHFNGANMNKEHEEWRGAHLQLKRRRLQFDTQLEDSPFCDEEITPVFLKSNETKESLEEVFPQASRWDSAYQDISASSYNGLDQSSERWIADCFNDSEIHFSPNDMNLPGASDIQIDISDFCNDPPEFEANVVQKCVTRTPRNVVFKGMKSFIQTPTKLAISVAYPFAFIKPCGVHGDVTLNEINRRIRTPPSKAKLRDEEPVVYPMSAFSGNPVVGKTKIRTEGGKGNITIMRTKG